From a region of the Trichoderma atroviride chromosome 6, complete sequence genome:
- a CDS encoding uncharacterized protein (EggNog:ENOG41), whose protein sequence is MDSLVCEEIQLLIARLDVVVKQKSGDSVPRQTVIKFFASVHQLLPDNAACTVLDYFQEFRCCSPSDLQWEANLALVLDGFFNNRSRSSDTRLRALQAMMDAYDLVDLVGDGDEQNFIPRLANSILQNIAEEADVLVLDAVISFMTSVVVSCDIDLFDFVINALRAIVISNRLKSPITSPTSPLVRPGSSETAEHTRSPLEQSPSNVVTRGYVRMFMRLMNFHNDKSQKLFNVLVSIAALDHCEIDARLTAMKLLFRLRADWANRIFITNNSVEAMSTATVLFRTESSLAKKQAEEVANMARLSRTEATMSSRGVRGVSASQGQTGSRQSQMWKYPDLDALPEAAPSLNSPILRSHIHVEGETKDEEHAAERTEYQPCALSLSAWLSTVLNMLKGCDWEIYSFVLVHLPSQLSNHAIFRDAIKEIQELRQMVCDQIRQNSFQEPPQCPGPAPS, encoded by the coding sequence ATGGATAGCCTCGTTTGTGAGGAAATACAGCTGCTCATCGCTCGGCTTGACGTTGTGGTGAAACAGAAATCGGGTGACTCTGTGCCTAGGCAAACGGTCATCAAGTTCTTCGCTAGCGTGCATCAACTTCTTCCCGACAACGCGGCATGTACTGTTCTTGACTATTTCCAAGAATTCAGGTGCTGCTCTCCGTCGGACCTGCAATGGGAAGCCAATCTGGCTCTTGTACTTGACGGCTTTTTCAATAATCGAAGCCGCTCGTCGGATACGCGGCTGCGAGCTCTGCAAGCTATGATGGATGCTTACGATCTTGTTGATTTGGTGGGCGACGGAGACGAACAGAACTTTATTCCTCGCCTTGCCAACAGCATACTCCAAAACATTGCTGAGGAAGCAGACGTCTTGGTCCTGGACGCTGTCATATCGTTTATGACCTCGGTGGTTGTTTCGTGCGATATAGATCTCTTTGACTTTGTTATCAATGCATTGCGAGCAATTGTCATCAGCAATCGACTAAAATCACCCATTACATCGCCTACATCGCCTCTAGTACGGCCAGGTTCATCAGAGACTGCTGAGCACACGAGATCACCATTAGAACAGTCGCCATCAAACGTTGTCACGAGGGGATATGTCCGTATGTTTATGCGGCTTATGAATTTCCACAACGATAAAAGCCAGAAGCTGTTCAACGTGCTAGTCAGCATTGCAGCGCTAGATCATTGCGAGATAGATGCTCGGCTGACAGCTATGAAACTGCTTTTTAGGCTTCGCGCTGACTGGGCGAATCGAATCTTCATTACCAATAACAGCGTAGAAGCCATGTCTACTGCTACTGTTCTGTTTCGCACAGAGAGTTCGCTAGCCAAAAAGCAAGCCGAAGAAGTGGCAAATATGGCTCGTCTGTCAAGAACTGAAGCGACCATGTCATCTCGCGGAGTACGCGGTGTATCTGCTAGCCAAGGCCAGACTGGAAGTAGGCAGAGTCAAATGTGGAAGTATCCAGACCTAGACGCATTGCCTGAAGCCGCCCCATCCTTGAATAGCCCAATTCTCAGATCTCATATTCACGTCGAAGGTGAGACGAAAGACGAAGAGCACGCAGCCGAAAGAACAGAGTATCAGCCCTGTGCTCTCAGCCTATCGGCCTGGCTGAGCACGGTCTTGAATATGCTCAAAGGATGCGACTGGGAGATATACAGCTTTGTCTTGGTCCATCTGCCATCGCAGCTGAGCAATCATGCAATCTTTAGAGATGCTATAAAGGAGATACAGGAACTTCGCCAAATGGTATGCGATCAGATCCGGCAGAACAGTTTCCAAGAGCCCCCCCAATGCCCTGGGCCTGCGCCGAGCTGA